A stretch of Desulfitobacterium dichloroeliminans LMG P-21439 DNA encodes these proteins:
- the potA gene encoding spermidine/putrescine ABC transporter ATP-binding protein yields the protein MNKEIIRLVNVTKEYDGVQVLDNINLYILRNEFITLLGPSGCGKTTTLRIIGGFENVTSGEVLFEDQKVNDFPPYKRKVNTVFQQYALFPHMNVFENIAFGLRIKKLDNKTIRSKVLQVMELMNLRGFEKRNIDSLSGGQRQRVAIARAIVNEPEVLLLDEPLAALDLKLRKEMQMELKNIQQRLGITFVFVTHDQEEALTMSDTVVVMNEGRIQQIGTPIDIYNEPKNVFVADFIGESNILDGVMLQDYLVHFHGRQFECVDKGFADDEAVDVVIRPEDLKLLTVEEGMLTGEVQSVVFKGVHYEMMIRSSESLWMVHSTQMVEVGNKVGLQILPNDIHIMKKVRGD from the coding sequence ATGAACAAAGAAATCATCAGGCTTGTCAACGTCACGAAAGAGTATGACGGGGTACAAGTCTTAGATAATATAAACCTATACATATTGCGTAATGAATTTATAACCCTTCTTGGACCAAGCGGTTGTGGAAAAACGACAACCCTCCGGATCATTGGAGGGTTTGAAAATGTCACCAGCGGGGAGGTTCTCTTTGAAGATCAGAAGGTCAACGATTTTCCTCCCTATAAGCGAAAAGTAAATACTGTCTTTCAGCAGTATGCGCTGTTTCCTCATATGAATGTTTTTGAGAACATTGCCTTTGGTTTACGCATTAAGAAATTAGACAATAAGACGATTCGATCAAAAGTCCTTCAGGTTATGGAACTCATGAATCTAAGAGGATTTGAAAAGAGAAATATTGATTCCCTAAGTGGTGGACAACGCCAGCGGGTCGCCATCGCTAGGGCTATTGTTAATGAGCCTGAGGTGCTTTTGCTGGACGAGCCTTTAGCAGCCCTTGACCTTAAGCTGAGAAAAGAGATGCAGATGGAACTGAAAAATATTCAGCAGCGTTTAGGAATTACCTTTGTCTTTGTCACCCACGATCAAGAGGAAGCACTAACCATGTCCGATACGGTCGTGGTGATGAATGAAGGGAGAATACAGCAAATCGGGACTCCCATCGATATCTATAATGAGCCCAAAAATGTATTTGTAGCAGATTTCATCGGGGAAAGTAATATTCTTGACGGGGTCATGTTACAGGACTATTTGGTGCATTTCCATGGTCGCCAATTCGAATGTGTGGATAAGGGTTTTGCAGACGACGAAGCTGTGGACGTGGTCATTCGTCCGGAGGACCTGAAGCTCTTAACCGTAGAGGAAGGCATGCTCACCGGAGAAGTTCAATCTGTGGTCTTTAAGGGTGTACATTATGAAATGATGATTCGGAGTAGCGAGTCCCTCTGGATGGTTCATAGTACCCAGATGGTGGAAGTGGGGAACAAGGTCGGTCTACAGATTCTGCCTAATGATATTCACATTATGAAGAAGGTGAGAGGGGATTGA
- a CDS encoding TorD/DmsD family molecular chaperone — MMNRQHCADQEFARTILYQFLAMTFYEPADNFLVELEQEDSKKDLLEASRLLLEVKGVELMQEILHTLDGVNNAGKLGHQDLKAEYTRLFLGPMSPACPPYESYFDTNRPQEFQGTLMGPSSEAMEIALAEEGLELTLDYAELSDHVAIELEFMYYLLSRAYAEEKDSDVYLKKANAFFMEHLFPWLPKFGAKLSKESRHPFYKGIGLLLESTVKIDLGSVVNQKH; from the coding sequence ATGATGAACCGCCAACATTGTGCTGATCAAGAGTTTGCGCGGACGATACTGTATCAGTTTTTAGCGATGACCTTTTACGAACCAGCGGATAATTTCCTGGTGGAACTTGAACAAGAGGACAGTAAGAAGGATCTGCTTGAGGCTAGCCGGTTGCTTCTGGAGGTAAAGGGCGTAGAGCTAATGCAAGAAATACTTCATACATTAGACGGTGTAAACAACGCCGGAAAATTAGGTCACCAGGATCTAAAAGCTGAGTATACTCGTCTGTTCCTCGGTCCCATGTCACCCGCGTGTCCTCCGTATGAATCGTATTTTGATACAAATCGACCCCAAGAATTCCAAGGCACCTTGATGGGGCCTTCTTCTGAGGCTATGGAAATAGCCCTTGCTGAAGAAGGTTTAGAGTTAACCCTTGATTATGCTGAACTTAGTGACCATGTAGCAATTGAGTTGGAATTCATGTACTATTTGCTATCACGGGCGTATGCTGAGGAAAAAGATTCGGATGTTTACTTGAAAAAGGCAAATGCTTTCTTTATGGAACACCTTTTTCCATGGCTGCCCAAGTTTGGTGCTAAATTATCCAAAGAGTCTCGACATCCATTTTACAAGGGTATTGGACTACTACTCGAGTCAACAGTCAAGATTGATTTAGGCTCCGTGGTGAATCAAAAGCACTAA
- a CDS encoding SDR family oxidoreductase: MSETKIPKPTFPAQHQDQQPGIETLMNPSPIFENLNYRPSGKLQGKVALISGGDSGIGRAVSLLYAKEGADVVIVYLDEHGDAQATKERIEQLSRRCLLIAGDIGNEGFCHQAVQRTLETFGSLDILVNNAAEQHPQNSLLDITAQQIEQTFRTNIFGMLYLTKAALPHLKYGSVIINTASITAYKGDAKLIDYSASKGAVVAFTRSLSESLIKQGIRVNGVAPGPIWTPLIPASFDANEVSTFGSTTPMQRAGQPVEVAPAYLFLACEGSAYVSGQILHVNGGTVVNG, translated from the coding sequence ATGAGTGAAACAAAGATCCCAAAACCCACCTTTCCAGCCCAGCATCAAGATCAGCAACCTGGTATTGAAACACTTATGAATCCTAGCCCCATTTTTGAAAATCTGAACTATCGTCCCAGTGGCAAACTGCAAGGGAAAGTTGCTCTCATCAGTGGTGGAGACAGCGGAATCGGCAGAGCAGTTTCTTTGCTCTATGCCAAAGAAGGTGCGGATGTTGTTATTGTATATCTTGATGAACATGGAGATGCACAGGCGACAAAAGAAAGAATTGAACAGCTCAGTCGACGCTGTCTGTTGATAGCAGGGGATATCGGAAATGAAGGTTTCTGTCACCAGGCTGTACAGAGAACACTAGAAACCTTTGGCAGTTTGGATATTCTCGTAAATAATGCGGCGGAACAGCATCCCCAGAATTCACTTCTGGATATTACTGCACAACAAATAGAGCAGACGTTCCGCACCAATATCTTTGGCATGTTGTATCTAACCAAGGCAGCCCTTCCTCATCTTAAGTATGGTTCTGTGATTATCAATACAGCTTCGATTACTGCGTATAAAGGTGATGCTAAGCTTATCGATTATTCCGCATCCAAAGGAGCAGTAGTAGCATTCACCCGTTCTCTATCAGAATCACTAATCAAACAGGGAATACGAGTCAATGGAGTTGCCCCTGGTCCCATCTGGACGCCGTTGATTCCTGCTTCTTTTGATGCCAACGAAGTCTCAACCTTCGGCAGCACTACCCCTATGCAACGAGCTGGCCAACCCGTAGAAGTAGCACCTGCCTATTTGTTCTTAGCTTGCGAGGGTTCTGCGTATGTATCGGGGCAGATCCTTCATGTTAATGGGGGAACAGTAGTTAATGGTTAG
- a CDS encoding YccF domain-containing protein encodes MNLLGNIIWLVFGGILAAIAWFLAGLILCITVIGIPFGLQCFKIAQFVLWPFGKEIELGHFGVGGLLLNILWLIFLGWELAIGHLVIGALFCLTIIGIPFGLQHFKFAMLGLIPFGAKIR; translated from the coding sequence ATGAATTTACTTGGAAATATCATTTGGCTGGTTTTTGGCGGAATTCTTGCAGCTATTGCCTGGTTTCTAGCAGGTCTGATTTTGTGCATAACCGTGATCGGGATACCCTTTGGGCTCCAATGCTTTAAGATAGCTCAGTTTGTATTGTGGCCCTTTGGTAAAGAAATCGAGCTGGGTCATTTTGGAGTGGGAGGTCTTCTTTTAAATATCCTCTGGCTCATTTTTTTGGGTTGGGAGCTAGCTATCGGTCATCTTGTGATTGGCGCATTATTTTGCTTGACGATTATCGGTATTCCCTTTGGACTTCAGCATTTTAAGTTTGCAATGCTGGGGCTTATCCCTTTTGGAGCTAAGATTCGCTGA
- the nrfD gene encoding NrfD/PsrC family molybdoenzyme membrane anchor subunit has protein sequence MVNNESNTRRTLMAVLAGLALIGGGFYVNQLINGLQVTGMNNSVSWGLYIVTFAFLVGLSAGGLIISSSAYVLKIERLKSVAPIGVVVAVACIIGAAAMIMADVGHPERVLNIVFGGRFTSPIAWDFLVISIYLLVGLYECWIFFSNKWKGESEEKREHKLAKAAIFSLPIALLVHSITAWIFGLQVGKPYWDTALMAPIFISSAVVSGVGLLLLVAHFGRKVGIPGLDKENLGTLAKVLVGFIFLDLFLLFCDLFTLVYSGGTVQAEAALLILTGKFAPLLWFELIVGMVVPLFILGNKSTNRSTGWLAIAGLLVMVAVFLKRINIILPGFLVENISFAPGVSTGRFVESTGNFFEAGQTSFSLIPSYVPTFSEIAITVGVLSLVAFIIVYGTGLVRNMGAQTDVNAGNAASRKVVGGKNLTSGVAK, from the coding sequence ATGGTGAATAATGAATCCAACACCCGACGTACTTTGATGGCTGTTTTGGCCGGATTAGCGTTAATCGGCGGAGGCTTTTATGTCAATCAGCTAATAAACGGCCTGCAAGTTACCGGTATGAATAACTCTGTATCCTGGGGACTTTATATCGTTACTTTCGCTTTTCTCGTGGGCTTGAGCGCGGGTGGATTGATTATCTCTTCCTCCGCTTATGTTCTTAAGATCGAAAGATTGAAAAGTGTTGCCCCTATTGGTGTTGTCGTTGCCGTTGCTTGTATCATCGGGGCGGCTGCCATGATTATGGCTGACGTTGGACATCCGGAACGTGTATTAAATATCGTTTTCGGTGGGCGCTTTACTTCCCCGATTGCTTGGGACTTCCTAGTGATCAGTATCTATTTATTAGTTGGTCTTTATGAGTGCTGGATCTTCTTCAGTAATAAATGGAAAGGGGAAAGCGAAGAAAAGCGCGAGCATAAATTAGCGAAAGCAGCTATCTTCTCTTTGCCGATTGCCTTATTGGTACACTCTATTACAGCTTGGATCTTTGGTCTGCAAGTAGGTAAACCTTATTGGGATACTGCTTTGATGGCTCCCATCTTTATCTCATCCGCTGTAGTATCCGGTGTAGGGCTGTTATTACTTGTAGCTCATTTCGGCAGAAAAGTAGGTATTCCTGGCCTCGATAAAGAAAACTTAGGCACTTTGGCCAAGGTTCTTGTCGGCTTTATTTTCCTTGACCTATTTCTATTGTTTTGTGACCTTTTCACCTTGGTCTATTCTGGTGGAACAGTCCAAGCAGAAGCAGCTTTATTGATCTTGACTGGTAAATTTGCTCCGTTACTTTGGTTTGAGTTGATTGTGGGCATGGTGGTCCCCTTGTTCATCCTGGGTAATAAGTCGACAAATCGCTCAACAGGTTGGCTCGCTATAGCCGGTTTACTAGTTATGGTAGCTGTTTTCCTTAAGCGTATCAACATCATCTTACCGGGCTTCTTGGTTGAAAACATTAGTTTTGCACCTGGTGTATCAACCGGACGTTTTGTTGAAAGCACAGGGAATTTCTTTGAAGCCGGTCAAACTTCTTTTTCGTTGATTCCTTCCTATGTTCCAACCTTTAGCGAGATCGCCATTACTGTAGGGGTGCTCTCTTTGGTCGCTTTTATAATCGTCTATGGCACCGGTCTTGTCAGAAATATGGGAGCACAAACCGATGTGAATGCAGGTAATGCTGCTAGTCGTAAAGTTGTCGGTGGAAAGAATCTCACCAGTGGTGTTGCGAAATGA
- a CDS encoding 4Fe-4S dicluster domain-containing protein produces the protein MSVKLGMLIDQDRCIGCWTCSVICKMENNIGLGNWWNRILSNGTDEYGTTPATGLDGQPTLYYQPTACMHCENAPCVRACPTGATYKDENGITRQDYKKCIGCRTCMAACPYNARVFNWGTPEHVPAFDDDHIGDARVPSRPKGVVEKCTFCQEKVAQGESPACVTGCTANARVFGDLNDPNSEISRLIRERGAKPLLEDIGTKPSVYYVPPRRKLKKPAFEGSGYYGE, from the coding sequence ATGAGTGTGAAATTAGGAATGTTAATTGACCAAGATCGTTGCATTGGTTGCTGGACTTGTTCGGTTATCTGTAAGATGGAGAACAATATTGGTTTAGGGAACTGGTGGAACCGCATCCTCAGTAACGGTACAGATGAATACGGAACCACTCCGGCCACGGGTTTAGACGGACAACCCACACTATACTACCAGCCCACCGCTTGTATGCACTGTGAAAATGCACCTTGTGTACGTGCTTGTCCTACCGGGGCCACCTATAAGGATGAAAATGGGATTACCAGACAAGACTATAAGAAGTGTATTGGTTGCCGGACCTGTATGGCTGCTTGCCCATATAACGCTCGTGTCTTTAACTGGGGAACGCCAGAGCACGTACCAGCTTTTGATGATGATCACATTGGCGATGCGCGTGTTCCCAGTCGTCCAAAGGGCGTAGTCGAAAAATGCACTTTCTGTCAGGAGAAAGTAGCCCAAGGGGAAAGTCCTGCTTGTGTTACCGGTTGCACAGCAAATGCCCGTGTATTCGGTGATTTAAATGACCCAAATAGTGAAATTTCCCGGTTGATTAGGGAGCGTGGTGCTAAGCCTTTATTGGAGGATATAGGCACTAAGCCTAGTGTTTACTATGTGCCACCGCGCCGTAAACTCAAAAAGCCTGCTTTTGAAGGGAGCGGTTACTATGGTGAATAA
- a CDS encoding DUF3102 domain-containing protein → MFMSIITERTPLVVAAEINSIRNQTGKILLVSAIEIGSRLSEAKNMLQYGEWLKWLSESVNYSERTAQRLMGLFEAYGENLSQQPNSLDTTNMPNLNYTQALILLGISEEERTQLIAEIDVESMSSRELQKVVQERSHALEERNQVLQEKTDLQIALDDQVNKVTQLTSERDGLRRKAEELRKYQIGIETKVGKLSSELNSVKKSSSYEHVQRMTKNLTEAYFKTSANKVAFLYESLDKTFKDLVWELGQLSNKNPEVYEEYKNKLTKFLAKNLDRI, encoded by the coding sequence ATGTTTATGAGCATAATCACAGAACGCACCCCGCTTGTAGTAGCGGCTGAAATCAATTCAATTAGAAATCAGACGGGGAAAATCCTTCTTGTCAGTGCTATTGAGATAGGTAGTCGTCTGAGTGAAGCTAAAAATATGCTTCAGTATGGGGAATGGCTGAAGTGGTTGAGTGAGTCAGTAAATTACTCTGAAAGAACAGCACAAAGATTGATGGGCCTCTTCGAAGCCTATGGAGAGAACTTGTCTCAACAGCCAAATTCCCTTGACACCACCAACATGCCGAATTTAAATTATACTCAGGCGCTCATCCTATTAGGAATCTCTGAAGAAGAGCGAACCCAACTGATAGCGGAGATAGATGTGGAAAGTATGTCCAGCCGTGAGCTGCAAAAGGTCGTTCAAGAGCGAAGTCATGCCCTAGAAGAACGGAATCAAGTCCTTCAAGAAAAAACAGATCTTCAGATAGCACTCGATGACCAGGTAAACAAAGTAACCCAGCTGACCTCAGAGCGGGATGGCTTAAGGAGGAAAGCAGAGGAATTAAGAAAGTACCAAATAGGGATTGAGACCAAGGTGGGGAAGCTTAGCTCCGAGTTAAACTCGGTCAAGAAAAGTTCATCTTACGAGCATGTCCAACGAATGACAAAGAACCTTACTGAAGCCTACTTCAAGACCTCAGCGAATAAGGTTGCCTTTCTCTATGAAAGTTTAGATAAAACCTTTAAAGATCTTGTATGGGAGCTAGGACAATTGTCTAACAAAAACCCCGAAGTTTATGAAGAGTATAAAAATAAACTAACTAAATTTCTGGCAAAGAACTTGGACAGAATCTGA